One region of Oryza sativa Japonica Group chromosome 5, ASM3414082v1 genomic DNA includes:
- the LOC4339737 gene encoding serine carboxypeptidase-like 50, producing the protein MAPPSRPFYLVYVVIFVAVSLSATAATATAAAVLPRGALPTKSGYLPIPPAANASLYFAFYEATEPVTPLATTPLLVWLEGGPGCSGFLSNFLQIGPYLFAGGSLSPNPFAWNRRFGLLFIDSPLGTGFSVAPSPANIPTNQSVVADHVLAALQSFLSLEPSFRARPLYLTGESYAGKTIPAAGALIVATNPTLPEQKRINLRGVAIGNGMTHPVAEVTTHADIAYFMGLINAKQKRAAEAMQAEAVALTREERWREASAARARLMSWLENATGVVTLLDVEVQQSVAVMAAGLADFLSTAEVKAAVGARPDVAWEACSAAVGAAQEEDVMKSAKRDVEALLHRGASPTATPTPTRVLLYEGIRDVGNGPVCAEAWLRELEWDGLAAFQDAGRAVWRSGGGLAGYVQRHDALVHVAVYGAGHFVPYSQGRVAQEMIEDWVFRKGLFSAGTV; encoded by the coding sequence ATGGCACCTCCTTCCCGGCCGTTTTACCTCGTGTACGTCGTAATATTTGTGGCCGTCTCACTCTCGGCCACGGCTGCCActgccaccgcggcggcggtaTTGCCCAGAGGAGCCCTGCCGACCAAGTCGGGCTACCTCCCCATCCCACCGGCGGCGAACGCTTCGCTCTACTTCGCCTTCTACGAGGCAACCGAGCCGGTGACACCGCTGGCCACGACGCCGCTTCTCGTCTGGCTAGAGGGCGGCCCCGGCTGCTCCGGCTTCCTCAGCAACTTCCTCCAGATCGGCCCTTACCTTTTCGCCGGCGGCTCACTGTCTCCCAACCCCTTCGCGTGGAACCGCCGCTTTGGTCTCCTCTTCATCGACAGCCCGCTTGGCACCGGCTTCAGCGTCGCGCCTTCCCCCGCCAACATCCCCACCAACCAGTCCGTCGTCGCCGACCAcgtcctcgccgcgctccaGTCGTTTCTCTCTCTCGAACCGAGCTTCCGTGCCCGCCCTCTGTACCTCACCGGCGAGAGCTACGCCGGCAAGACCATCCCCGCGGCCGGCGCGCTCATAGTAGCAACAAACCCGACGTTGCCGGAGCAGAAGAGGATTAACCTGCGCGGCGTGGCCATCGGCAACGGCATGACGCACCCCGTCGCGGAGGTGACGACGCACGCGGACATCGCCTACTTCATGGGCCTGATCAACGCGAAGCAGAAGCGCGCGGCCGAGGCGATGCAGGCGGAGGCAGTGGCGCTGAcgagggaggagaggtggcgCGAGGCGTCCGCCGCGCGTGCGCGGCTGATGTCGTGGCTGGAGAACGCCACGGGCGTCGTGACGCTGCTCGACGTGGAAGTTCAGCAGTCGGTGGCGGTGATGGCCGCGGGGCTCGCGGACTTCCTCAGCACCGCCGAGGtgaaggcggcggtgggcgcCCGCCCCGACGTCGCGTGGGAGGCGTGCTccgcggcggtgggcgcggcGCAGGAGGAGGACGTGATGAAGAGCGCGAAGCGTGACGTGGAGGCGCTGCTGCACCGCGGGgcgtcgccgacggcgacgccgacgccgacccgcGTGCTGCTGTACGAGGGGATCCGCGACGTGGGGAACGGGCCGGTGTGCGCGGAGGCGTGGCTGCGGGAGCTGGAGTGGGACGGCCTCGCCGCGTTCCAggacgccggccgcgccgtgtGGCGAAGCGGAGGCGGGCTCGCCGGGTACGTGCAGCGCCATGACGCGCTCGTGCATGTGGCCGTGTATGGTGCCGGGCACTTCGTGCCGTATTCTCAGGGGCGCGTGGCGCAGGAGATGATCGAGGATTGGGTGTTCAGAAAGGGATTATTCAGCGCGGGCACCGTCTAG
- the LOC4339738 gene encoding serine carboxypeptidase-like 50 encodes MAPPLLLVSLLLIGFVSARAITPSAEAAAVFPKEALPTNSGYLPITTTNASLFFAYYEATHPLTPPASTPLLLWLQGGPGCSGLAGNFFELGPYFVNRDALSLSPNPFSWNRRFGLLFIDNPLGTGFSAAPSPAAIPTNQSVVAAHLFAALQSFFALQPGSRSRPFFLTGESYAGKYIPAAGSYILAVNPTLPTRLRVNLHGVAIGNGLTHPVAQVATHADTAYFMGLINAKQKRELEALQARAVELTNAARWSEAADARGLVLSWLENATGLATLFDAAKKRPYETGPVGKFVNRAEVKAALGARGDVEWEECSDAVGAAMHGDVMKSVKPEVEALLRGTRVLLYQGIRDLRDGVVSTEAWMRELEWDGLPAFLDADRAVWRIGEELAGYVQRSGPLSHVVVYGAGHLMPADNGRAAQEMIEDWVLQAGLFGRHGGMKRAA; translated from the coding sequence ATGGCTCCGCCGCTTCTCCTCGTCTCGCTCCTGCTCATCGGCTTCGTCAGCGCCAGAGCCATCACACCCTcagctgaagcggcggcggtgttccCGAAGGAAGCCCTGCCGACCAACTCCGGCTACCTCCCCATCACGACAACCAACGCCTCGCTCTTCTTCGCCTACTACGAGGCCACGCACCCGCTcacgccgccggcctccacgccgctcctcctctgGCTCCAGGGCGGCCCCGGCTGCTCCGGCCTCGCCGGCAATTTCTTCGAGCTCGGCCCCTACTTCGTCAACCGCGACGCGCTCTCCCTCTCGCCCAACCCCTTCTCGTGGAATCGCCGGTTTGGTCTCCTCTTCATCGACAACCCGCTCGGCACGGGCTTcagcgccgcgccgtcccccgCCGCCATCCCCACCAACCagtccgtcgtcgccgcgcacCTCTTCGCCGCGCTGCAGTCGTTCTTCGCGCTCCAGCCGGGCTCCCGCTCCCGCCCCTTCTTCCTCACCGGCGAGAGCTACGCCGGCAAGTATATCCCGGCGGCTGGGTCGTACATCCTGGCCGTGAACCCCACGCTGCCGACGCGGCTGCGGGTTAACCTCCACGGCGTGGCCATCGGCAACGGGCTGACGCACCCCGTCGCGCAGGTGGCGACGCACGCGGACACCGCCTACTTCATGGGCCTGATCAACGCCAAGCAGAAGCGGGAGCTGGAGGCGCTGCAGGCGAGGGCGGTGGAGCTGACGAACGCGGCGAGGTGGAGCGAGGCGGCCGACGCGAGGGGGCTCGTGCTGTCGTGGCTGGAGAACGCGACGGGCCTGGCGACGCTGTTCGACGCGGCGAAGAAGCGCCCCTACGAGACGGGCCCCGTGGGGAAGTTCGTGAACCGGGCGGAGGTGAAGGCGGCGCtgggcgcgcgcggcgacgtGGAGTGGGAGGAGTGCAGCGACGCGGTGGGCGCGGCGATGCACGGGGACGTGATGAAGAGCGTGAAGCcggaggtggaggcgctgcTGCGGGGAACGCGCGTGCTGCTGTACCAGGGCATCCGCGACCTCAGGGACGGCGTGGTATCGACGGAGGCGTGGATGCGGGAGCTGGAGTGGGACGGCCTGCCCGCCTTCCTCGACGCCGACCGCGCCGTGTGGCGCATcggcgaggagctcgccgggtACGTGCAGCGCTCCGGCCCGCTCTCCCACGTCGTCGTCTACGGCGCCGGGCACCTCATGCCGGCGGACAACGGCCGCGCGGCGCAGGAGATGATCGAGGATTGGGTGTTGCAGGCGGGGCTATTCGGGCGCCACGGCGGGATGAAGCGCGCGGCCTGA
- the LOC4339739 gene encoding uncharacterized protein — translation PVNQYQSQDTVLVSQEDRLSQQQRSLYYRVDVQSCWAADRSRAHNCITKGKRKPGLGPNNTGATWELGRNPKTHRSRLAPGRTPHQQDPLRLLQRLGGDYLYRARRGVHFTHTTLLTRITQPVGISHVGRPPSFHDKAFPKPIQVYHMPTRGVPDQQQESVLKCESGKTVHPAQDVQRWLALLEIWSLILEILALRVFGLRNYTRNGTTQQTAKMKP, via the exons cctgttaatcaataccagtcccaggacacagtgctggtatcacaggaagacagattatcacagcaacagaggtctctttattatagagtagatgtacagtcatgttgggctgcggacagatcccgagctcacaactgcattacaaaagggaaacggaagccgggacttggaccaaacaacacaggcgcgacttgggaactaggccgaaaccctaaaactcatcgtagccggcttgctcctggaagaactcctcatcagcaggatccgcttcgtCTTCTTCAGCGactggggggggattatttatatagagcaagg aggggggtacactttacccacacgacattactaacccggatcacccagcccgtggggatcagccacgtcgggagacctccaagctttcatgacaaggcatttccaaagccgatacaggtttaccatatgccgacgagaggggtcccagaccaacaacag gaatcggttcttaagtgcgagagcgggaaaaccgtacacccg gctcaagatgttcaaaggtggcttgccttgctcgagatctggagcttgatcctcgaaatcctcgcactgcgggtcttcgggctccggaactacacgcgaaacgggacaactcaacaaacggcgaaaatgaAGCCCTaa
- the LOC136351041 gene encoding WRKY transcription factor 23-like produces the protein MSGPGGGGHGLYEDHPAAAGFLPFDHDDDVVASFFFGRSAASGGGAGAGAGAGDDDGVGLITPYSSITDYLQGFLQDPVYASSPLGGDAAVKHETVVDHPSQAGGVAAAPATPNSSVLSSSSEAAGGDDLRRCKKGRRPEDEEEEEIDDEGSAVQSCKTNKMKNKKGAKKEREPRVAFMTKSEVDHLEDGYRWRKYGQKAVKNSSYPRSYYRCTAPRCGVKKRVERSEQDPSMVITTYEGQHTHPSPVSYHMHRQQGLMHVSARGVMPGAAGAYQFGAPPPPLLGFDEALAARVRMTMNQQQQQQQLGFVPSIHAAAARPTMPPLHLYTAQQDLFLP, from the exons ATGTCTGGACCTGGAGGAGGAGGTCATGGCCTCTACGAGGATCATCCTGCAGCCGCCGGCTTCCTCCCCttcgaccacgacgacgacgtggtggCCAGCTTCTTCTTTGGCAGATCGGCGGCGTCCGGAGGaggagccggcgccggcgccggcgctggagACGATGATGGTGTTGGGCTCATCACGCCCTACTCCAGCATCACGGATTATCTGCAAGGCTTCCTGCAGGACCCCGTGTACGCGTCGTCCCCGTTGGGCGGCGATGCTGCCGTGAAGCACGAAACGGTGGTGGATCATCCCAGTCaggccggcggcgtggcggcggcgccggccacgcCGAACTCGTCGGTGCTGTCGTCGTCCAGCGAGGCGGCTGGAGGGGACGATCTGCGCCGGTGCAAGAAAGGTCGTCGgccggaggacgaggaggaggaggagattgaCGATGAGGGATCGGCCGTTCAGAGTTGCAA GACGAACAAAATGAAGAATAAAAAAGGGGCGAAGAAGGAGCGTGAGCCACGTGTGGCGTTCATGACCAAGAGCGAGGTCGACCACCTCGAGGACGGCTACCGGTGGCGCAAGTACGGCCAGAAAGCCGTCAAGAACAGCTCCTACCCAAG GAGCTACTACCGGTGCACGGCGCCGCGGTGCGGGGTGAAGAAGCGGGTGGAGAGGTCGGAGCAGGACCCGTCCATGGTGATCACCACATACGAAGGGCAGCACACGCACCCGAGCCCCGTGAGCTACCACATGCACAGGCAGCAGGGGCTCATGCATGTGAGCGCGCGCGGTGTCatgcccggcgccgccggcgcctaccagttcggcgcgccgccgccgccgctccttggCTTCGACGAAGCCCTCGCCGCTCGGGTGCGAATGACGAtgaaccagcagcagcagcagcagcagttagGCTTCGTGCCGAGCatacacgccgccgccgcccggccgacGATGCCTCCTCTTCATCTCTACACCGCGCAGCAAGACCTCTTCCTTCCGTGA
- the LOC4339740 gene encoding zinc finger BED domain-containing protein RICESLEEPER 2-like, with protein MAEETGNDNQVVQGNEIVPSNEEAQAEEVQGDELVPAEDLTQGDEVQGNELVSAEISTPPTLRRRRKKSLVWEHFTIEAVSGGATRACCKLCKQTFAYSSGSKIAGTSHLKRHITLGSCPKIKNQEHKLALTPAGGTDNDGEGTVERPSKRRYRYTGYANAAFDQDRSCSYLAKMIILHDYPLHIVQQPAFTTFIDSLQPRFRVVDVETMEGEVYAVYQKEKENLTQAFSTMPGRISLTIGLWTTSQTLGYVSLSGQFIDSEWKIHRRMLNFMMVSSPHSENALSEAISASLSDWNMKDKLFTITLDNDCSSHDIYSANLRDYLSNKNNLMLKGQLFVVRCYAHILNAVAQDVIASIHGVIYNIRESIKFIKASPTREEKFAEIALQLEIPSTKTLCLDVTTQWNTTYLMLLAALDYKQAFSTLETSDDNYNEAPSAEDWKKVEAACNYLKLLYDSAHSIMAAANPTSNLFFHEAWKLQLELSNATGHEDPVFSSIAKDMHERFDKYWKDCNLVLAIAVVMDPRFKMKLVEFSYSKIYGVEAAKYVKVVDDAVHELYKEYVAQPLPLTPAYVEQGEGNNAPASENSTQTTAPSTGDGLVDFDMYLSEIATSQPTKSELEQYLDESLTPRIQEFDILNWWKLNTLKFPTLSKMARDILAIPMSMVSSGNSIFSAGTGTRMLDDYRSSLRPEIVEALFCAKDWLQYSPATPEAPSTALVKVDAP; from the coding sequence ATGGCTGAGGAAACTGGCAACGACAACCAGGTGGTTCAAGGTAATGAGATTGTCCCAAGCAATGAGGAAGCTCAAGCTGAGGAAGTTCAGGGTGATGAATTGGTCCCTGCTGAGGACTTAACTCAAGGTGACGAGGTCCAAGGAAATGAATTGGTCAGTGCTGAGATCAGTACCCCTCCAACATTAAGGCGCCGTAGGAAGAAGTCTCTAGTGTGGGAGCACTTCACTATTGAAGCTGTCTCTGGAGGGGCTACACGGGCGTGCTGCAAACTGTGCAAGCAAACTTTTGCTTACAGCTCTGGTTCAAAAATTGCGGGTACTAGCCATCTCAAGAGGCACATTACATTGGGTTCATGCCCTAAAATTAAGAACCAAGAGCACAAGCTAGCACTGACTCCAGCTGGAGGGACTGACAATGATGGTGAGGGTACTGTGGAGCGCCCATCTAAGAGGCGTTACAGATATACTGGTTATGCAAATGCTGCTTTTGATCAAGACCGCAGTTGCTCATATCTGGCAAAGATGATAATTTTGCATGACTACCCACTTCACATTGTTCAACAGCCAGCGTTCACTACCTTTATTGACAGTCTGCAGCCACGTTTCAGGGTTGTAGATGTTGAGACAATGGAGGGGGAGGTGTATGCTGTTtaccagaaagaaaaggaaaacctcACGCAAGCATTCAGCACTATGCCTGGAAGGATCAGCCTCACCATTGGATTGTGGACAACTAGCCAAACTCTTGGCTATGTTTCACTTTCTGGGCAGTTTATTGACTCTGAGTGGAAGATACATCGAAGAATGCTAAACTTCATGATGGTGTCTTCTCCTCATTCAGAGAATGCACTTAGTGAAGCTATTAGTGCAAGCCTTTCGGACTGGAATATGAAGGACAAACTGTTCACCATCACATTGGACAATGATTGCTCATCACATGATATATACAGTGCAAATCTGAGGGATTATCTCTCCAACAAGAACAACCTCATGCTCAAGGGCCAACTGTTTGTTGTAAGGTGTTATGCCCATATCCTGAATGCAGTTGCTCAGGATGTCATTGCTTCAATCCATGGTGTCATCTACAATATCCGTGAAAGCATCAAGTTCATAAAAGCTTCTCCTACCCGTGAGGAGAAGTTTGCAGAGATTGCTCTGCAGCTAGAGATCCCAAGTACCAAGACCCTTTGTCTGGATGTTACGACTCAGTGGAACACTACCTATCTCATGCTGCTGGCTGCCTTGGATTATAAGCAGGCCTTTTCTACTCTAGAGACAAGTGATGACAACTACAACGAGGCACCGTCCGCTGAGGACTGGAAAAAAGTTGAGGCTGCCTGCAATTACTTGAAGCTATTGTATGACTCAGCACATAGCATCATGGCTGCAGCAAATCCAACTTCAAATCTCTTTTTCCATGAGGCATGGAAACTTCAACTAGAGCTGTCAAATGCTACAGGGCATGAAGACCCTGTTTTCAGCAGCATTGCCAAGGATATGCACGAGAGGTTTGACAAGTACTGGAAAGATTGCAACCTTGTGTTAGCTATTGCTGTTGTGATGGATCCACGCTTCAAGATGAAGCTTGTTGAGTTCAGCTACTCGAAAATTTATGGTGTTGAAGCTGCGAAGTATGTTAAGGTGGTGGATGACGCTGTTCATGAGCTTTACAAGGAGTATGTTGCACAGCCCCTCCCCTTGACGCCGGCCTATGTTGAGCAAGGGGAAGGTAATAATGCACCTGCTAGCGAGAATAGTACTCAAACAACTGCTCCTTCGACCGGCGATGGACTTGTGGACTTTGATATGTACCTTTCTGAGATAGCTACAAGCCAGCCAACAAAATCTGAACTGGAACAGTACCTTGATGAGTccctcactccgcgcatccAGGAATTCGACATTCTGAACTGGTGGAAGCTCAACACTCTCAAGTTCCCTACTCTCTCAAAGATGGCCCGGGATATCTTGGCCATTCCGATGTCGATGGTGAGCAGCGGCAACTCTATTTTCTCTGCTGGAACAGGAACTCGCATGCTTGATGACTACAGAAGCTCATTGCGTCCAGAAATTGTGGAGGCGCTCTTCTGCGCCAAAGACTGGCTTCAGTATTCACCAGCTACCCCGGAGGCGCCGAGTACCGCGCTGGTCAAGGTGGATGCACCATAG